The Mus caroli chromosome 1, CAROLI_EIJ_v1.1, whole genome shotgun sequence genome has a window encoding:
- the Pnkd gene encoding probable hydrolase PNKD isoform X3 codes for MGYSLYTRTWLGYLFYRQQLRRARNRYPKGHSKTQPRLFNGVKVLPIPVLSDNYSYLIIDTQAGLAVAVDPSDPRAVQASIEKERVNLVAILCTHKHWDHSGGNRDLSRRHRDCRVYGSPQDGIPYLTHPLCHQDVVSVGRLQIRALATPGHTQGHLVYLLDGEPYKGPSCLFSGDLLFLSGCGRTFEGTAETMLSSLDTVLDLGDDTLLWPGHEYAEENLGFAGVVEPENLARERKMQWVQRQRMERKSTCPSTLGEERAYNPFLRTHCLELQEALGPGPGPTSDDGCSRAQLLEELRRLKDMHKSK; via the exons GTATAGCTTGTACACCCGAACCTGGCTTGGATACCTCTTTTACCGACAGCAGCTTCGGAGGGCTCGGAATCGCTATCCCAAAGGCCACTCCAAAACTCAGCCCCGCCTCTTCAATG GAGTGAAGGTGCTTCCCATCCCTGTCCTCTCGGACAACTACAGCTACCTCATCATCGACACCCAGGCTGGGCTGGCAGTGGCTGTGGACCCTTCAGACCCGAGGGCTGTGCAG gCTTCCATTGAAAAGGAAAGAGTTAACTTGGTTGCCATTCTCTGCACCCACAAGCACTG GGACCACAGTGGAGGGAACCGTGACCTCAGCCGGCGGCACAGGGACTGTCGAGTGTATGGGAGCCCTCAGGATGGTATCCCCTACCTCACCCA CCCCCTGTGTCATCAAGATGTGGTCAGCGTGGGACGACTTCAGATTCGAGCCCTAGCCACCCCTGGCCACACTCAAGGCCATCTGGTCTACCTGCTGGATGGGGAGCCCTACAagggtccttcctgcctcttctcagGGGACCTGCTCTTCCTCTCTGGCTGTG GACGGACCTTCGAAGGCACAGCGGAGACCATGCTGAGCTCACTGGACACTGTGTTAGACCTGGGGGATGACACCCTGCTGTGGCCTG GACATGAATACGCAGAAGAGAACCTGGGCTTTGCAGGCGTGGTGGAGCCCGAGAACTTGGCTCGTGAGAGGAAGATGCAGTGGGTACAGAGGCAACGGATGGAACGCAAGAGCACA TGCCCATCCACCCTGGGAGAGGAACGCGCCTACAACCCATTCCTGAGAACCCATTGCCTGGAACTACAGGAGGCTCTGGGGCCAGGGCCAGGCCCCACCAGTGATGACGGCTGCTCCCGGGCCCAGCTCCTGGAGGAGCTGCGCCGCCTGAAGGACATGCATAAGAGCAAGTGA